The proteins below come from a single Etheostoma spectabile isolate EspeVRDwgs_2016 chromosome 4, UIUC_Espe_1.0, whole genome shotgun sequence genomic window:
- the patz1 gene encoding POZ-, AT hook-, and zinc finger-containing protein 1 isoform X1, whose translation MEKVAEPSWTSSYTYQVSKHSAEMLHNLNIQRKDGGRFCDVILRVGEESFPAHKAVLAACSEYFESVFSRQAEGDAKELEMHTISPKVFKDVLDFAYTSRIVVRLECFPELMTAAKFLLMRSVIEICQEVIKQSNVQILVPTSRGGEASLFQATGATELGFPVAQQDLVNGMAMLVNGQSFANNAQMHVDGSEDTAAVLLEDGGGSSMRMLVPVEALSVSPSTETPGNTFQHDAGSPGSKRNKGRPKKAVGVVEAVHFNHSTQKDNGLFPCGTCGKAFTEASRLKNHEAQHGAHTGGVNNVDDSLSTAGGISLMSQSGLVENGVPLHGGLTLDNGRKRERTRRHVGCDICGKVFRDVYHLNRHKLSHSGEKPYACHVCGLRFKRKDRMSYHVRSHDGSVGKPYVCQSCGKGFSRPDHLNGHIKQVHTTERPHKCQICNASFATRDRLRSHLACHEDKIPCKVCGKFLRAAYMTDHLKKHSEGTHNYCGICNKDLCASHQLLLTSSEAEGRFHGLSGHPVLPHPGPPALGLQPELLMGKAGGAPYFWDCRSGGVPGFPVHGPAADGQENTGKCHHLESEESDPSFGELSNGDELKSPHKPDGPELEMPPLACNGASAEALGSPEGSKAKTDPEKKFSCGICGQAFRTKSYLNKHQHRVHKAQKTQGVSGSGLNELTPSLTSPFSPQQNMSLLESFGFQIVQSAFASSLVDAEAGQSGIDFGGK comes from the exons ATGGAGAAGGTAGCGGAGCCGTCTTGGACTTCTTCGTACACCTATCAGGTGAGCAAGCACAGTGCGGAGATGCTACACAACCTCAACATTCAGAGGAAAGATGGAGGAAGGTTCTGCGATGTGATCCTGCGCGTCGGCGAGGAGAGCTTCCCTGCACACAAAGCTGTGTTAGCGGCGTGCAGCGAGTATTTCGAGTCGGTCTTCAGCCGCCAGGCGGAGGGCGACGCCAAGGAGCTGGAGATGCACACTATCAGCCCAAAAGTTTTTAAAGACGTTTTGGACTTCGCATACACCTCTAGGATTGTGGTGCGATTGGAGTGCTTTCCGGAGTTGATGACAGCTGCCAAGTTTCTGCTTATGCGATCCGTTATTGAGATATGTCAGGAGGTAATCAAGCAGTCAAACGTACAAATCCTCGTCCCGACCTCACGGGGAGGAGAAGCCAGCCTTTTCCAGGCCACAGGGGCCACGGAGCTGGGTTTCCCGGTGGCGCAGCAGGATCTGGTGAACGGAATGGCAATGCTGGTGAACGGTCAAAGCTTTGCTAACAATGCACAAATGCATGTGGATGGGAGTGAAGACACTGCCGCCGTGTTATTGGAGGACGGCGGCGGGTCGTCGATGCGAATGTTGGTGCCTGTCGAAGCACTGTCCGTTTCCCCATCAACGGAAACACCGGGAAACACGTTTCAGCATGACGCTGGCTCCCCGGGTTCGAAAAGGAACAAGGGGAGACCAAAGAAAGCTGTCGGGGTTGTGGAGGCTGTACACTTTAATCACAGCACCCAGAAAGACAATGGGCTGTTTCCCTGCGGGACTTGCGGTAAAGCATTCACAGAAGCTTCCCGGTTGAAGAACCACGAAGCGCAACACGGAGCCCACACCGGCGGTGTAAACAACGTCGACGACAGCCTGTCAACAGCGGgtggcatttctttaatgtcTCAGTCGGGTTTAGTGGAAAACGGTGTGCCGTTACACGGAGGGCTCACACTGGATAACGGTCGCAAACGGGAGAGGACCAGGCGGCATGTCGGCTGTGACATTTGCGGTAAAGTTTTCCGCGACGTTTACCACCTGAACCGACACAAGCTCTCCCATTCAGGGGAGAAGCCGTACGCTTGCCATGTGTGCGGGCTCCGTTTCAAACGCAAGGACAGGATGTCGTACCATGTGCGGTCCCATGACGGGTCAGTCGGGAAACCTTATGTATGCCAAAGCTGTGGTAAAGGTTTTTCAAG ACCAGACCACCTGAATGGACATATTAAACAGGTTCACACAACAGAGAGACCACACAAGTGCCAG ATTTGTAACGCCTCTTTTGCTACAAGAGATCGCCTCCGGTCGCACCTTGCATGCCATGAGGACAAAATTCCTTGCAAAGTTTGTGGCAAGTTTCTGCGAGCTGCCTACATGACAGACCACCTCAAGAAACACAGTGAAGGGACGCACAACTACTGTGGCATTTGCAACAAAG ACCTGTGTGCCAGTCACCAGCTTCTTCTCACCTCGTCTGAGGCAGAGGGTCGCTTTCATGGGCTCTCTGGACACCCAGTTCTTCCCCATCCTGGCCCTCCAGCCTTGGGCCTGCAGCCTGAGCTGCTCATGGGGAAGGCAGGTGGGGCTCCATATTTCTGGGATTGTCGCTCTGGCGGGGTGCCTGGCTTCCCTGTCCATGGGCCTGCTGCAG ATGGGCAGGAAAACACTGGGAAATGTCACCATCTGGAATCAGAAGAATCCGATCCTTCGTTTGGAGAATTGTCCAACGGTGACGAGCTGAAATCTCCACACAAACCTGACGGGCCGGAGCTCGAGATGCCCCCTTTAGCCTGTAACGGAGCCTCTGCGGAGGCCTTGGGCTCTCCAGAGGGATCTAAAGCCAAGACGGACCCTGAGAAGAAGTTTAGCTGCGGTATTTGCGGTCAGGCCTTCCGCACCAAGTCCTACCTCAACAAGCACCAGCACAGAGTTCACAAAGCCCAGAAGACCCAGGGGGTTTCAGGGTCGGGCTTAAATGAGCTGACCCCCTCCCTGACCTCTCCCTTCTCCCCTCAACAAAACATGTCCCTGCTTGAGTCTTTTGGCTTTCAGATAGTCCAGTCTGCTTTTGCCTCTTCACTGGTTGATGCTGAGGCAGGTCAAAGTGGAATTGACTTTGGAGGGAAGTGA
- the slc2a11a gene encoding solute carrier family 2, facilitated glucose transporter member 11, translated as MSPAGAQKNSALTLVLMVTSASIGGTLQYGYSLAIMNSPTIFIQMFINETFLERWDIQLEDYQVTLVWTIIVSIFSLGGLAGALIAGPMTIRFGRKKCLLLNNIFLMAGALFALTSRAAKSFEMIIISRVLVGINAGISMNVQPMYFGESAPKHLRGALSSSSAVFAAFGVVLGQVVGLREILGSEPCWEYLLASNAIPGFMQLLTLPWFPESPRYLLIDRGDKEACINALRRLRGCEVQSSELDEILQEQAETKGIRPPRPWELFTDRSVRWQLISVMVISSAMQLCGNDSIYFYASYVFREAGISDDKIQYVTIGTGTCEFTASIICNLLIEHKGRRFMLMGGYIFMTIWAIVFTIALLFEHYVSWMPYLSMVCIFTYILSFGLGPAGVTVVLPTELFNQAARPAAYMIAGSMMWLNLFITGMIFPFLVSGLREYCFVPFGAICLLSALYVGLFLPETKGKSLSAITSDFHKLNFKGQDTKCASQNTAQYQLGEVCLSTAL; from the exons AACAGTGCTCTGACATTGGTGCTAATGGTTACTTCTGCATCCATTGGAGGAACTCTGCAGTATGGCTACAGCCTCGCCATAATGAATTCTCCCACAATT TTTATTCAAATGTTTATCAATGAGACGTTCTTGGAGCGCTGGGACATCCAGTTGGAGGACTACCAGGTGACTCTGGTCTGGACAATTATCGTCTCCATCTTCTCGTTGGGGGGCTTGGCAGGGGCTCTTATTGCGGGACCTATGACCATACGTTTTGGAAG GAAGAAGTGCCTGTtgttaaacaacattttcctCATGGCTGGAGCACTCTTTGCTCTGACAAGTAGAGCTGCCAAGTCTTTTGAGATGATCATTATCTCCCGTGTCCTGGTTGGAATAAATGCCG GGATCAGCATGAATGTGCAACCTATGTATTTTGGAGAAAGTGCACCAAAGCACTTAAGAGGGGCTCTCTCCTCGTCATCAGCTGTTTTTGCAGCATTTGGTGTTGTGCTGGGACAGGTGGTCGGACTCAG agaGATTCTGGGCAGTGAGCCGTGTTGGGAGTATCTTCTTGCCAGTAATGCCATTCCTGGCTTCATGCAGCTCCTCACCCTGCCGTGGTTCCCTGAGAGCCCCAGATACCTGCTCATTGACAGGGGGGACAAGGAGGCTTGTATTAACG CTTTGAGACGGCTGCGAGGCTGTGAGGTCCAGAGCAGTGAGCTTGATGAGATCCTGCAGGAACAGGCTGAAACCAAAGGCATAAGGCCCCCTCGACCCTGGGAGCTTTTTACTGATCGCTCAGTGCGCTGGCAGCTCATCTCTGTCATGGTCATCAGCAGTGCCATGCAGCTCTGTGGTAATGACTCG aTTTACTTCTATGCATCATATGTGTTTAGAGAAGCTGGAATATCTGATGATAAAATCCAATATGTTACAATTGGCACTGGTACATGTGAATTCACAGCCTCTATAATATGT AATCTGCTGATTGAGCACAAAGGTCGGAGGTTCATGCTGATGGGAGGCTACATCTTCATGACCATCTGGGCTATTGTCTTCACAATTGCTCTGTTGTTTGAG CACTATGTATCCTGGATGCCGTACCTGAGCATGGTCTGCATCTTCACCTACATTCTCAGCTTTGGACTGGGACCAG ccGGAGTGACTGTCGTTCTACCCACAGAGCTCTTCAATCAGGCTGCTCGGCCAGCAGCCTACATGATTGCTGGCTCCATGATGTGGCTCAACCTTTTCATCACTGGGATGATCTTTCCATTTCTAGTG AGCGGGTTGAGGGAGTACTGTTTTGTGCCTTTTGGAGCGATCTGCCTGCTGTCGGCGCTGTACGTCGGCCTGTTCCTGCCTGAGACTAAGGGGAAGTCTCTGTCAGCCATCACAAGTGATTTCCACAAGCTCAACTTCAAAGGCCAGGACACAAAGTGTGCATCGCAAAATACAGCTCAGTATCAGCTGGGTGAAGTGTGTCTTTCTACGGCCTTGTAG
- the patz1 gene encoding POZ-, AT hook-, and zinc finger-containing protein 1 isoform X3 — protein sequence MEKVAEPSWTSSYTYQVSKHSAEMLHNLNIQRKDGGRFCDVILRVGEESFPAHKAVLAACSEYFESVFSRQAEGDAKELEMHTISPKVFKDVLDFAYTSRIVVRLECFPELMTAAKFLLMRSVIEICQEVIKQSNVQILVPTSRGGEASLFQATGATELGFPVAQQDLVNGMAMLVNGQSFANNAQMHVDGSEDTAAVLLEDGGGSSMRMLVPVEALSVSPSTETPGNTFQHDAGSPGSKRNKGRPKKAVGVVEAVHFNHSTQKDNGLFPCGTCGKAFTEASRLKNHEAQHGAHTGGVNNVDDSLSTAGGISLMSQSGLVENGVPLHGGLTLDNGRKRERTRRHVGCDICGKVFRDVYHLNRHKLSHSGEKPYACHVCGLRFKRKDRMSYHVRSHDGSVGKPYVCQSCGKGFSRPDHLNGHIKQVHTTERPHKCQICNASFATRDRLRSHLACHEDKIPCKVCGKFLRAAYMTDHLKKHSEGTHNYCGICNKDGQENTGKCHHLESEESDPSFGELSNGDELKSPHKPDGPELEMPPLACNGASAEALGSPEGSKAKTDPEKKFSCGICGQAFRTKSYLNKHQHRVHKAQKTQGVSGSGLNELTPSLTSPFSPQQNMSLLESFGFQIVQSAFASSLVDAEAGQSGIDFGGK from the exons ATGGAGAAGGTAGCGGAGCCGTCTTGGACTTCTTCGTACACCTATCAGGTGAGCAAGCACAGTGCGGAGATGCTACACAACCTCAACATTCAGAGGAAAGATGGAGGAAGGTTCTGCGATGTGATCCTGCGCGTCGGCGAGGAGAGCTTCCCTGCACACAAAGCTGTGTTAGCGGCGTGCAGCGAGTATTTCGAGTCGGTCTTCAGCCGCCAGGCGGAGGGCGACGCCAAGGAGCTGGAGATGCACACTATCAGCCCAAAAGTTTTTAAAGACGTTTTGGACTTCGCATACACCTCTAGGATTGTGGTGCGATTGGAGTGCTTTCCGGAGTTGATGACAGCTGCCAAGTTTCTGCTTATGCGATCCGTTATTGAGATATGTCAGGAGGTAATCAAGCAGTCAAACGTACAAATCCTCGTCCCGACCTCACGGGGAGGAGAAGCCAGCCTTTTCCAGGCCACAGGGGCCACGGAGCTGGGTTTCCCGGTGGCGCAGCAGGATCTGGTGAACGGAATGGCAATGCTGGTGAACGGTCAAAGCTTTGCTAACAATGCACAAATGCATGTGGATGGGAGTGAAGACACTGCCGCCGTGTTATTGGAGGACGGCGGCGGGTCGTCGATGCGAATGTTGGTGCCTGTCGAAGCACTGTCCGTTTCCCCATCAACGGAAACACCGGGAAACACGTTTCAGCATGACGCTGGCTCCCCGGGTTCGAAAAGGAACAAGGGGAGACCAAAGAAAGCTGTCGGGGTTGTGGAGGCTGTACACTTTAATCACAGCACCCAGAAAGACAATGGGCTGTTTCCCTGCGGGACTTGCGGTAAAGCATTCACAGAAGCTTCCCGGTTGAAGAACCACGAAGCGCAACACGGAGCCCACACCGGCGGTGTAAACAACGTCGACGACAGCCTGTCAACAGCGGgtggcatttctttaatgtcTCAGTCGGGTTTAGTGGAAAACGGTGTGCCGTTACACGGAGGGCTCACACTGGATAACGGTCGCAAACGGGAGAGGACCAGGCGGCATGTCGGCTGTGACATTTGCGGTAAAGTTTTCCGCGACGTTTACCACCTGAACCGACACAAGCTCTCCCATTCAGGGGAGAAGCCGTACGCTTGCCATGTGTGCGGGCTCCGTTTCAAACGCAAGGACAGGATGTCGTACCATGTGCGGTCCCATGACGGGTCAGTCGGGAAACCTTATGTATGCCAAAGCTGTGGTAAAGGTTTTTCAAG ACCAGACCACCTGAATGGACATATTAAACAGGTTCACACAACAGAGAGACCACACAAGTGCCAG ATTTGTAACGCCTCTTTTGCTACAAGAGATCGCCTCCGGTCGCACCTTGCATGCCATGAGGACAAAATTCCTTGCAAAGTTTGTGGCAAGTTTCTGCGAGCTGCCTACATGACAGACCACCTCAAGAAACACAGTGAAGGGACGCACAACTACTGTGGCATTTGCAACAAAG ATGGGCAGGAAAACACTGGGAAATGTCACCATCTGGAATCAGAAGAATCCGATCCTTCGTTTGGAGAATTGTCCAACGGTGACGAGCTGAAATCTCCACACAAACCTGACGGGCCGGAGCTCGAGATGCCCCCTTTAGCCTGTAACGGAGCCTCTGCGGAGGCCTTGGGCTCTCCAGAGGGATCTAAAGCCAAGACGGACCCTGAGAAGAAGTTTAGCTGCGGTATTTGCGGTCAGGCCTTCCGCACCAAGTCCTACCTCAACAAGCACCAGCACAGAGTTCACAAAGCCCAGAAGACCCAGGGGGTTTCAGGGTCGGGCTTAAATGAGCTGACCCCCTCCCTGACCTCTCCCTTCTCCCCTCAACAAAACATGTCCCTGCTTGAGTCTTTTGGCTTTCAGATAGTCCAGTCTGCTTTTGCCTCTTCACTGGTTGATGCTGAGGCAGGTCAAAGTGGAATTGACTTTGGAGGGAAGTGA
- the patz1 gene encoding POZ-, AT hook-, and zinc finger-containing protein 1 isoform X4 has protein sequence MEKVAEPSWTSSYTYQVSKHSAEMLHNLNIQRKDGGRFCDVILRVGEESFPAHKAVLAACSEYFESVFSRQAEGDAKELEMHTISPKVFKDVLDFAYTSRIVVRLECFPELMTAAKFLLMRSVIEICQEVIKQSNVQILVPTSRGGEASLFQATGATELGFPVAQQDLVNGMAMLVNGQSFANNAQMHVDGSEDTAAVLLEDGGGSSMRMLVPVEALSVSPSTETPGNTFQHDAGSPGSKRNKGRPKKAVGVVEAVHFNHSTQKDNGLFPCGTCGKAFTEASRLKNHEAQHGAHTGGVNNVDDSLSTAGGISLMSQSGLVENGVPLHGGLTLDNGRKRERTRRHVGCDICGKVFRDVYHLNRHKLSHSGEKPYACHVCGLRFKRKDRMSYHVRSHDGSVGKPYVCQSCGKGFSRPDHLNGHIKQVHTTERPHKCQICNASFATRDRLRSHLACHEDKIPCKVCGKFLRAAYMTDHLKKHSEGTHNYCGICNKGFSTASYLKVHIKTHHGSPLPPSATMHTFPEPRGELQMHNGTPYHMGRQCSVEDLCASHQLLLTSSEAEGRFHGLSGHPVLPHPGPPALGLQPELLMGKAGGAPYFWDCRSGGVPGFPVHGPAADGQENTGKCHHLESEESDPSFGELSNGDELKSPHKPDGPELEMPPLACNGASAEALGSPEGSKAKTDPEKKFSCGICGQAFRTKSYLNKHQHRVHKAQKTQGVSGSGLNELTPSLTSPFSPQQNMSLLESFGFQIVQSAFASSLVDAEAGQSGIDFGGK, from the exons ATGGAGAAGGTAGCGGAGCCGTCTTGGACTTCTTCGTACACCTATCAGGTGAGCAAGCACAGTGCGGAGATGCTACACAACCTCAACATTCAGAGGAAAGATGGAGGAAGGTTCTGCGATGTGATCCTGCGCGTCGGCGAGGAGAGCTTCCCTGCACACAAAGCTGTGTTAGCGGCGTGCAGCGAGTATTTCGAGTCGGTCTTCAGCCGCCAGGCGGAGGGCGACGCCAAGGAGCTGGAGATGCACACTATCAGCCCAAAAGTTTTTAAAGACGTTTTGGACTTCGCATACACCTCTAGGATTGTGGTGCGATTGGAGTGCTTTCCGGAGTTGATGACAGCTGCCAAGTTTCTGCTTATGCGATCCGTTATTGAGATATGTCAGGAGGTAATCAAGCAGTCAAACGTACAAATCCTCGTCCCGACCTCACGGGGAGGAGAAGCCAGCCTTTTCCAGGCCACAGGGGCCACGGAGCTGGGTTTCCCGGTGGCGCAGCAGGATCTGGTGAACGGAATGGCAATGCTGGTGAACGGTCAAAGCTTTGCTAACAATGCACAAATGCATGTGGATGGGAGTGAAGACACTGCCGCCGTGTTATTGGAGGACGGCGGCGGGTCGTCGATGCGAATGTTGGTGCCTGTCGAAGCACTGTCCGTTTCCCCATCAACGGAAACACCGGGAAACACGTTTCAGCATGACGCTGGCTCCCCGGGTTCGAAAAGGAACAAGGGGAGACCAAAGAAAGCTGTCGGGGTTGTGGAGGCTGTACACTTTAATCACAGCACCCAGAAAGACAATGGGCTGTTTCCCTGCGGGACTTGCGGTAAAGCATTCACAGAAGCTTCCCGGTTGAAGAACCACGAAGCGCAACACGGAGCCCACACCGGCGGTGTAAACAACGTCGACGACAGCCTGTCAACAGCGGgtggcatttctttaatgtcTCAGTCGGGTTTAGTGGAAAACGGTGTGCCGTTACACGGAGGGCTCACACTGGATAACGGTCGCAAACGGGAGAGGACCAGGCGGCATGTCGGCTGTGACATTTGCGGTAAAGTTTTCCGCGACGTTTACCACCTGAACCGACACAAGCTCTCCCATTCAGGGGAGAAGCCGTACGCTTGCCATGTGTGCGGGCTCCGTTTCAAACGCAAGGACAGGATGTCGTACCATGTGCGGTCCCATGACGGGTCAGTCGGGAAACCTTATGTATGCCAAAGCTGTGGTAAAGGTTTTTCAAG ACCAGACCACCTGAATGGACATATTAAACAGGTTCACACAACAGAGAGACCACACAAGTGCCAG ATTTGTAACGCCTCTTTTGCTACAAGAGATCGCCTCCGGTCGCACCTTGCATGCCATGAGGACAAAATTCCTTGCAAAGTTTGTGGCAAGTTTCTGCGAGCTGCCTACATGACAGACCACCTCAAGAAACACAGTGAAGGGACGCACAACTACTGTGGCATTTGCAACAAAG GTTTCTCCACTGCGTCCTACCTTAAGGTCCATATAAAGACACACCATGGCTCTCCACTGCCCCCCTCTGCCACAATGCACACCTTCCCTGAGCCAAGGGGGGAGCTGCAGATGCACAACGGCACCCCTTACCACATGGGACGCCAGTGCTCAGTGGAAG ACCTGTGTGCCAGTCACCAGCTTCTTCTCACCTCGTCTGAGGCAGAGGGTCGCTTTCATGGGCTCTCTGGACACCCAGTTCTTCCCCATCCTGGCCCTCCAGCCTTGGGCCTGCAGCCTGAGCTGCTCATGGGGAAGGCAGGTGGGGCTCCATATTTCTGGGATTGTCGCTCTGGCGGGGTGCCTGGCTTCCCTGTCCATGGGCCTGCTGCAG ATGGGCAGGAAAACACTGGGAAATGTCACCATCTGGAATCAGAAGAATCCGATCCTTCGTTTGGAGAATTGTCCAACGGTGACGAGCTGAAATCTCCACACAAACCTGACGGGCCGGAGCTCGAGATGCCCCCTTTAGCCTGTAACGGAGCCTCTGCGGAGGCCTTGGGCTCTCCAGAGGGATCTAAAGCCAAGACGGACCCTGAGAAGAAGTTTAGCTGCGGTATTTGCGGTCAGGCCTTCCGCACCAAGTCCTACCTCAACAAGCACCAGCACAGAGTTCACAAAGCCCAGAAGACCCAGGGGGTTTCAGGGTCGGGCTTAAATGAGCTGACCCCCTCCCTGACCTCTCCCTTCTCCCCTCAACAAAACATGTCCCTGCTTGAGTCTTTTGGCTTTCAGATAGTCCAGTCTGCTTTTGCCTCTTCACTGGTTGATGCTGAGGCAGGTCAAAGTGGAATTGACTTTGGAGGGAAGTGA
- the patz1 gene encoding POZ-, AT hook-, and zinc finger-containing protein 1 isoform X2, which yields MEKVAEPSWTSSYTYQVSKHSAEMLHNLNIQRKDGGRFCDVILRVGEESFPAHKAVLAACSEYFESVFSRQAEGDAKELEMHTISPKVFKDVLDFAYTSRIVVRLECFPELMTAAKFLLMRSVIEICQEVIKQSNVQILVPTSRGGEASLFQATGATELGFPVAQQDLVNGMAMLVNGQSFANNAQMHVDGSEDTAAVLLEDGGGSSMRMLVPVEALSVSPSTETPGNTFQHDAGSPGSKRNKGRPKKAVGVVEAVHFNHSTQKDNGLFPCGTCGKAFTEASRLKNHEAQHGAHTGGVNNVDDSLSTAGGISLMSQSGLVENGVPLHGGLTLDNGRKRERTRRHVGCDICGKVFRDVYHLNRHKLSHSGEKPYACHVCGLRFKRKDRMSYHVRSHDGSVGKPYVCQSCGKGFSRPDHLNGHIKQVHTTERPHKCQICNASFATRDRLRSHLACHEDKIPCKVCGKFLRAAYMTDHLKKHSEGTHNYCGICNKGFSTASYLKVHIKTHHGSPLPPSATMHTFPEPRGELQMHNGTPYHMGRQCSVEDGQENTGKCHHLESEESDPSFGELSNGDELKSPHKPDGPELEMPPLACNGASAEALGSPEGSKAKTDPEKKFSCGICGQAFRTKSYLNKHQHRVHKAQKTQGVSGSGLNELTPSLTSPFSPQQNMSLLESFGFQIVQSAFASSLVDAEAGQSGIDFGGK from the exons ATGGAGAAGGTAGCGGAGCCGTCTTGGACTTCTTCGTACACCTATCAGGTGAGCAAGCACAGTGCGGAGATGCTACACAACCTCAACATTCAGAGGAAAGATGGAGGAAGGTTCTGCGATGTGATCCTGCGCGTCGGCGAGGAGAGCTTCCCTGCACACAAAGCTGTGTTAGCGGCGTGCAGCGAGTATTTCGAGTCGGTCTTCAGCCGCCAGGCGGAGGGCGACGCCAAGGAGCTGGAGATGCACACTATCAGCCCAAAAGTTTTTAAAGACGTTTTGGACTTCGCATACACCTCTAGGATTGTGGTGCGATTGGAGTGCTTTCCGGAGTTGATGACAGCTGCCAAGTTTCTGCTTATGCGATCCGTTATTGAGATATGTCAGGAGGTAATCAAGCAGTCAAACGTACAAATCCTCGTCCCGACCTCACGGGGAGGAGAAGCCAGCCTTTTCCAGGCCACAGGGGCCACGGAGCTGGGTTTCCCGGTGGCGCAGCAGGATCTGGTGAACGGAATGGCAATGCTGGTGAACGGTCAAAGCTTTGCTAACAATGCACAAATGCATGTGGATGGGAGTGAAGACACTGCCGCCGTGTTATTGGAGGACGGCGGCGGGTCGTCGATGCGAATGTTGGTGCCTGTCGAAGCACTGTCCGTTTCCCCATCAACGGAAACACCGGGAAACACGTTTCAGCATGACGCTGGCTCCCCGGGTTCGAAAAGGAACAAGGGGAGACCAAAGAAAGCTGTCGGGGTTGTGGAGGCTGTACACTTTAATCACAGCACCCAGAAAGACAATGGGCTGTTTCCCTGCGGGACTTGCGGTAAAGCATTCACAGAAGCTTCCCGGTTGAAGAACCACGAAGCGCAACACGGAGCCCACACCGGCGGTGTAAACAACGTCGACGACAGCCTGTCAACAGCGGgtggcatttctttaatgtcTCAGTCGGGTTTAGTGGAAAACGGTGTGCCGTTACACGGAGGGCTCACACTGGATAACGGTCGCAAACGGGAGAGGACCAGGCGGCATGTCGGCTGTGACATTTGCGGTAAAGTTTTCCGCGACGTTTACCACCTGAACCGACACAAGCTCTCCCATTCAGGGGAGAAGCCGTACGCTTGCCATGTGTGCGGGCTCCGTTTCAAACGCAAGGACAGGATGTCGTACCATGTGCGGTCCCATGACGGGTCAGTCGGGAAACCTTATGTATGCCAAAGCTGTGGTAAAGGTTTTTCAAG ACCAGACCACCTGAATGGACATATTAAACAGGTTCACACAACAGAGAGACCACACAAGTGCCAG ATTTGTAACGCCTCTTTTGCTACAAGAGATCGCCTCCGGTCGCACCTTGCATGCCATGAGGACAAAATTCCTTGCAAAGTTTGTGGCAAGTTTCTGCGAGCTGCCTACATGACAGACCACCTCAAGAAACACAGTGAAGGGACGCACAACTACTGTGGCATTTGCAACAAAG GTTTCTCCACTGCGTCCTACCTTAAGGTCCATATAAAGACACACCATGGCTCTCCACTGCCCCCCTCTGCCACAATGCACACCTTCCCTGAGCCAAGGGGGGAGCTGCAGATGCACAACGGCACCCCTTACCACATGGGACGCCAGTGCTCAGTGGAAG ATGGGCAGGAAAACACTGGGAAATGTCACCATCTGGAATCAGAAGAATCCGATCCTTCGTTTGGAGAATTGTCCAACGGTGACGAGCTGAAATCTCCACACAAACCTGACGGGCCGGAGCTCGAGATGCCCCCTTTAGCCTGTAACGGAGCCTCTGCGGAGGCCTTGGGCTCTCCAGAGGGATCTAAAGCCAAGACGGACCCTGAGAAGAAGTTTAGCTGCGGTATTTGCGGTCAGGCCTTCCGCACCAAGTCCTACCTCAACAAGCACCAGCACAGAGTTCACAAAGCCCAGAAGACCCAGGGGGTTTCAGGGTCGGGCTTAAATGAGCTGACCCCCTCCCTGACCTCTCCCTTCTCCCCTCAACAAAACATGTCCCTGCTTGAGTCTTTTGGCTTTCAGATAGTCCAGTCTGCTTTTGCCTCTTCACTGGTTGATGCTGAGGCAGGTCAAAGTGGAATTGACTTTGGAGGGAAGTGA